One Malus sylvestris chromosome 14, drMalSylv7.2, whole genome shotgun sequence DNA segment encodes these proteins:
- the LOC126600556 gene encoding 5-amino-6-(5-phospho-D-ribitylamino)uracil phosphatase, chloroplastic-like — MAESLALTSFLGHRPLYTGAFVKNFSNKRRLPDNCRFPVAEVLGRRVVMASPLPRLRVGQSKNSSIKALAMELAKETYSFKEDKLPHKWNYPIDTGVDPKPGLWPPENRAYNPSLHNPLLRQERIGSGWLVVIFEWEGVLIEDNTDLEKQAWLVLSQEEGKSPPSAFMLRRIEGMKNEQAMSEVLCWSRDPAQLRRMAARREDINQALQGGIYQLRAGSREFVNVLMHSKIPTTLVSTRPRKTLEAAMGSIGIEEYFSVMVAVEDVQRVKPNPEMFEYMAQLLKFILERCIVFGNSNQTVEAAHDARMKCVVVASKHPVYELAAADLVVRRLDELSMVDLKNLAAI, encoded by the coding sequence ATGGCTGAAtcacttgctttaacgtcttttCTTGGACATCGACCGTTATATACGGGAGCCTTCGTTAAGAATTTCTCCAACAAAAGGAGATTGCCTGATAACTGTCGGTTTCCAGTAGCGGAAGTTCTTGGTAGAAGGGTTGTTATGGCTTCTCCTTTGCCAAGGTTGAGGGTTGGTCAGTCAAAGAATTCTTCGATCAAGGCCCTTGCAATGGAGTTGGCGAAGGAGACGTATTCATTCAAGGAGGATAAACTTCCTCATAAATGGAATTATCCAATTGATACCGGTGTAGATCCAAAACCTGGGTTGTGGCCACCAGAGAATAGAGCATATAACCCTTCACTACACAATCCCTTGCTTCGGCAGGAGCGGATAGGGAGTGGTTGGCTAGTTGTAATATTCGAGTGGGAAGGAGTTTTGATTGAAGACAATACTGATCTTGAGAAGCAAGCCTGGCTAGTTCTTTCTCAAGAAGAGGGAAAATCTCCTCCCTCGGCTTTCATGCTTAGAAGAATAGAAGGTATGAAGAATGAACAGGCAATGTCGGAAGTTCTATGTTGGTCTCGAGACCCAGCGCAGTTGAGAAGAATGGCTGCTCGAAGGGAAGACATAAACCAAGCTTTGCAGGGTGGAATATATCAATTGCGAGCTGGGTCAAGAGAGTTTGTGAATGTCTTGATGCATTCCAAGATACCAACGACACTGGTCTCCACACGCCCTCGAAAAACTCTTGAGGCTGCAATGGGATCCATTGGTATTGAAGAATATTTCAGTGTGATGGTAGCTGTAGAAGATGTTCAAAGGGTAAAACCTAATCCAGAAATGTTTGAGTACATGGCACAACTTCTAAAGTTCATACTTGAGCGGTGTATTGTGTTTGGGAACTCGAATCAGACAGTTGAGGCTGCCCACGATGCCAGGATGAAGTGTGTGGTTGTTGCAAGCAAGCATCCTGTATATGAGCTTGCAGCTGCAGACTTGGTGGTTAGGCGACTGGACGAGCTATCAATGGTTGATTTGAAGAATCTTGCTGCTATCTAG